One region of Trichoplusia ni isolate ovarian cell line Hi5 chromosome 25 unlocalized genomic scaffold, tn1 tig00003327_group24, whole genome shotgun sequence genomic DNA includes:
- the LOC113506801 gene encoding uncharacterized protein LOC113506801 isoform X3, with the protein MTSWVIHLLLLPLQINLFVYNRSKNDFAGTAQKVEKKKKFIIVPMLVSFWTHLCLSQTYLFTGASESLGACSRMDGRGDGSQWWWQR; encoded by the exons ATGACGTCTTGGGTCATTCATCTACTACTATTGCCTTTGCAAATAAACCTGTTTGTGTACAACCGTTCAAAAAACGACTTTGCAGGTACGGCGCAG AAAgtagagaagaagaagaagtttATCATAGTACCGATGTTAGTTAGTTTTTGGACCCACTTATGCTTGTCACA AACTTATCTGTTCACTGGTGCATCAGAGTCGCTTGGAGCGTGCTCCAGGATGGACGGAAGGGGGGATGGATCTCAGTGGTGGTGGCAGCGATAA
- the LOC113506801 gene encoding uncharacterized protein LOC113506801 isoform X1, whose protein sequence is MTSWVIHLLLLPLQINLFVYNRSKNDFAGTAQKVEKKKKFIIVPMLVSFWTHLCLSQVAWSVLQDGRKGGWISVVVAAITSDSAGGRTLDNGCDFQMRASILSLQIKVWSFEDCF, encoded by the exons ATGACGTCTTGGGTCATTCATCTACTACTATTGCCTTTGCAAATAAACCTGTTTGTGTACAACCGTTCAAAAAACGACTTTGCAGGTACGGCGCAG AAAgtagagaagaagaagaagtttATCATAGTACCGATGTTAGTTAGTTTTTGGACCCACTTATGCTTGTCACA AGTCGCTTGGAGCGTGCTCCAGGATGGACGGAAGGGGGGATGGATCTCAGTGGTGGTGGCAGCGATAACCTCTGACTCGGCCGGAGGACGAACGCTAGATAACGGCTGCGACTTTCAAATGAGAGCGAGTATTCTTTCGCTACAGATAAAGGTATGGAGCTTCGAGGATTGTTTTTAA
- the LOC113506801 gene encoding uncharacterized protein LOC113506801 isoform X2 — MTSWVIHLLLLPLQINLFVYNRSKNDFAGTAQKVEKKKKFIIVPMLVSFWTHLCLSQVAWSVLQDGRKGGWISVVVAAITSDSAGGRTLDNGCDFQMRASILSLQIKT; from the exons ATGACGTCTTGGGTCATTCATCTACTACTATTGCCTTTGCAAATAAACCTGTTTGTGTACAACCGTTCAAAAAACGACTTTGCAGGTACGGCGCAG AAAgtagagaagaagaagaagtttATCATAGTACCGATGTTAGTTAGTTTTTGGACCCACTTATGCTTGTCACA AGTCGCTTGGAGCGTGCTCCAGGATGGACGGAAGGGGGGATGGATCTCAGTGGTGGTGGCAGCGATAACCTCTGACTCGGCCGGAGGACGAACGCTAGATAACGGCTGCGACTTTCAAATGAGAGCGAGTATTCTTTCGCTACAGATAAAG acttga